CATCCAAAACTATATTTTTTGTTAAAAAATGACATAATAAAAGTTCCAGCTAATACACCAACAACCATACTAATACCAAAAGTTACTTCATTTACTTGATAATAAGTAAATAATTCTAATGTTTTTGCAGTTGGATATACAAAACTAATTCCTACTAATTCTATTTGTCTTTCCATGCTTTCTTGCCCAATATGACCGCTTACAAACCAAGCAGCACTAACAAGAAGACCTATTAATACACCATCTATTAAAGTAAATACTCTTTTTAGTTTTTTATTTACAGTAAAAAATAGAATAACAAATAATATTGCTAAAACAACATAAATATTCATTTGAGTATTTGAAATATATGAAGATATACTTATTAAAAATTCATTATTAATAAAAGGGTTAAATATATCATATAATAGTCCTTTTGTTGTTGCATATGCAAAAATAGCAATAAAAATAAGCGTAATTAAGGCATTTGTATCACCTTGGCCATATTTTACTAAACTTCTACTACTACAACCGTCAGCTATCATCATTCCACTACCAAATAATAATCCACCTAAAATTATTGCAAAATAGTTGATATTACTTTTAAAATAATTTGTTTGTGTTAAATCTAATTCAAAATGATTTGATATTAAAGTTGTAGATATTATTGCTACAATCATTGCCATAATAACAGAAGCTGCTCTTTTAGTAGATTTAATTAAAATATAATCCTTTATTGAACCACTAAAACAAAATTGATTTTTTTGTGCGATTATTCCAAAGGCTATACCAATAATAAGTCCTAAAATATTGACTATTTCATAAATTTCTAAATCAAACATTCTTATACCTCGTCATCTTCTGCTCTCATATCTTCTAAATCTTGAAGGATATTTACAGCATCTTCTAAAGATAATTGATTTCTTTCAATATGAAGTAAAACTTCATCATAAAATTTTTTTACATCTAACATATAATCTAATTCTATTTTATAATCTTCATTATCTTTATTTTTTGAAATTAATTTATCTAAAGCTTTTATCTCTTCATTTACTTCAACTAAAACGTCTGTTCTTAAAAGTTTTTCTAATTCTTCTATTTTATTCATTTTCTATTCCTTTTATTTTATATGATTATCAACAGTTGTTGGAATAATATTCCCACTTGCTTGATATTTTAACGAATCTGGAAACTCTTTATAGTGATTTCTTACTACATTTGCTAAGTTTTCTTTTGTTATTGTATCAATTAAACCATTATCATTTATGTTTTCAATTATTTTTATAAGTAACTTATCTTGTGGATTTGGAACTTTTTCTATCCAAGATTCTAAAAGTTTTTTATTTACAAATTTTGGAAGTGAGCCCATAATTCCAATATCATTTTCATTATGAACTAAAAGTCCAGAAGTTGTACCTCTATCCAAAGTTAAAACTTGGAATAGATATAAAGTATGATAATCAAGTTGTTTTTTAATATCTTGAACACTAAATGTTTGTCTATTTAAAAAAGCATTTTTTAAAATCAAAATATATCTATCAATTACAATTTCACCAAAATTTAATGCATATGAAAAATCTTTTTCTTTATCATTTGTTTTATAATTTTCTAAATAAAAATGAGAAATTCCTCTATGTCTATTTAATGCAGGAATAAAAAAGTATTTTTCACCTTGTTTTACACCTTCTTCAAAACTCTCTTTTGAAGCCTCTTTTAAGGCTTTCTCAAAAACTTTTTTATCTTCAAGATTTTCAATACTTGGATTTAGATCAGCCATAATTCGCCAATATGAATTTCCATCTTTTAAAATAGTTAAACTAATATGAATATGAATTGATGGTAGGTTTGGATTTTTTGGATGAATTATAGTTGAAATTGCAGTTGCACTATCCAAACTTTTTGTTGAATCATTTTCATAATGAACTTGTGATACATTAACGCTTGCTCTATTAAAAAATATTTCATCTCTTGCTTCAAATCTACTTCCCCCACCAAAAGTTCCACCATTTCTTAACCAAATAACTTCTTCAAATTTTTTATTTTCCCCATATTTTTCACTTAAATCATTTAGTTTTTCTACAAATCTTGTTTGTAAACTTCTAACTAATTCATAAGCTTTTTTAGCATCAGGGGATGAAGCAAAAATTAAACTCATTTACAAATCTCCTTTAAACAATCTTCAAATTCTCCAAATACCATCTTTTCTATACTACAAGCAATCATTAAATTTATAGGGTAATCAAAATCCTCAATAACTCTATTTTCTAAATCATAAGTTACATCATCTATAACATTTTTTTCATCTTTTGAAAAACTATCTATATAATTTTGCTCTTTTTTCATATAACCATATACTTTTTTTCCTAATGCAGTTGCATAACCACATTCCCAAACTGTTCCACTGTCTGCTTCTTTTCCTCTAAATGAGTTTAAATTTGCAATAACAATATCGCATTGATTTATCAAGTTTACATTAGCTTTAAAAATATCTTGTGCAATTTTTCTTTTTTCTTGATTGAAATCTACGATATTATCTAGTGGATATAAACCTTCAAATCCATAGTTTTTGCAAAGTTGTACATACTTTTTGCCAATCTCTATGGAATTACTTTCAAAAACATCAAATCCTGCTATATATATCTTTTTCATGGGCTAATTATATATAAATTTACTTATGAATAAGAAAGAAAATCTTACAATGATAAAAAAGCAAAGGAGCATATATGAAAAATATTTTAAATTACATCAAAATTAATGAACTTATTTCAACTTCTGGTCAGCCAAAAATAGAAGAGTTTGATTTGATAAAAGATGAAGGTTTTGAAGTAGTTATTAATTTAGCTTTATGTAATGCTTCTAATGCTATAGAAAATGAGGATAAAGTTGTAACAAATCTTGGAATGAGTTATTTTCATATTCCTGTAGATTTTGAAAATCCAAAAGCTAGTGATTTAAAACTTTTTATAAATGTAATGCAATCACTTGGAGCAAATAAAGTTTGGGTACATTGTGCGAAAAATTATAGAGTTAGTGCCTTTATGTATGTTTATCATAAATATGTTTTAAAAACTCCTTTTGAGAATATTGATTTATCAATATTTAATATTTGGAATCCAGATAAAACTTGGCAAGAGTTGATGAAAATAACTCTTGAAGATTTATACAAAGCTTAATAAATAGCTTTCTTATGATAGTTTAGATAGACTATCAAGCTTAAAATAAAAGAGTTGGGAAAAGTTTTGAAGATAGAAACAAAAGTAGAAAAATTCAATGAACCTTTATATTTAGAAAGTGGAAGACTTTTAGAAAAATTTGAAATAATATATGAAACTTATGGTGAGTTAAATGAAGATAAATCAAATGTAATTGTTATTTGCCACGCACTTTCAGGAAGTCATCACGCAGCTGGTCGATATGCAGATGAAGCAAAGCCAGGTTGGTGGGATAAATTTATAGGTGATGGAAAAGCAATAGATACAACAAAATATTTTGTGATTTGTTCAAATAATATTGGAAGTTCTTATGGTTCAACAAATCCAATGAGCATAGACCCTTCAACAAAAAAAGAGTATAGATTAAAATTTCCTGTTTTAGCAATTTCTGATATTGTAAAAGCTCAAATGAAACTATATAAAAGATTAGGCATTTCAAATGCAGTTGCAGTTATTGGTGGAAGTATGGGAGGAATGCAAGCACTTTGTTATGCAATAGAGTATCCAACTTTTGCTAAAGAGATTATAGCTCTTGCAACAACTGCATATACAAGACCGTGGGCAATTGCTTTTAATAAAATAGGAATTGAAGCAATTAGACACGACCCAATTTTTAAAAATGGAAATTATGCTAAAGATGATTTAAAAGCTTTAGGACTTCCTGGACTTGCTATTGGAAGAATGGCAGGATTAATCTGTTATTTAAGTCCAAACTTATTTAATAAAAAATTTGGAAGAGATTATGCCTCAACAGATGGATTATATGAACTTTTTGGAAGATTTGAAGTAGAAAAATATTTAGAATATAATGCTTATAGTTTCCCAAAATATTTTGACCCACTTTCATATTTATATATTTGTAAAACAATGAATATATTTGATGCGGGAAGAAATAAAGATAAAATAGAAGACTCTTTTGATAAAGTTCAAGCAAATTTACATTTAATTGCTTTTAGTGATGATATGCTATTTTTCCCTGAAGAGATGGAAGAAATACGAGATATTATGGTAAAACTTGGACGAGAAAATCAAGTTACATATAAATTAATACAGA
The genomic region above belongs to Arcobacter ellisii and contains:
- a CDS encoding YeeE/YedE family protein; this encodes MFDLEIYEIVNILGLIIGIAFGIIAQKNQFCFSGSIKDYILIKSTKRAASVIMAMIVAIISTTLISNHFELDLTQTNYFKSNINYFAIILGGLLFGSGMMIADGCSSRSLVKYGQGDTNALITLIFIAIFAYATTKGLLYDIFNPFINNEFLISISSYISNTQMNIYVVLAILFVILFFTVNKKLKRVFTLIDGVLIGLLVSAAWFVSGHIGQESMERQIELVGISFVYPTAKTLELFTYYQVNEVTFGISMVVGVLAGTFIMSFFNKKYSFGCTANKNINKVKYNMIGGALMGTGGIMAIGCTVGQGLTGLSTLAFASALAIISIFISALITAKILNKYEKLPMCFIFEWNDEKENKPVDFQI
- the metX gene encoding homoserine O-acetyltransferase MetX, coding for MKIETKVEKFNEPLYLESGRLLEKFEIIYETYGELNEDKSNVIVICHALSGSHHAAGRYADEAKPGWWDKFIGDGKAIDTTKYFVICSNNIGSSYGSTNPMSIDPSTKKEYRLKFPVLAISDIVKAQMKLYKRLGISNAVAVIGGSMGGMQALCYAIEYPTFAKEIIALATTAYTRPWAIAFNKIGIEAIRHDPIFKNGNYAKDDLKALGLPGLAIGRMAGLICYLSPNLFNKKFGRDYASTDGLYELFGRFEVEKYLEYNAYSFPKYFDPLSYLYICKTMNIFDAGRNKDKIEDSFDKVQANLHLIAFSDDMLFFPEEMEEIRDIMVKLGRENQVTYKLIQSQSGHDSFLVEVEKFENHVREILKDK
- a CDS encoding coproporphyrinogen III oxidase — translated: MSLIFASSPDAKKAYELVRSLQTRFVEKLNDLSEKYGENKKFEEVIWLRNGGTFGGGSRFEARDEIFFNRASVNVSQVHYENDSTKSLDSATAISTIIHPKNPNLPSIHIHISLTILKDGNSYWRIMADLNPSIENLEDKKVFEKALKEASKESFEEGVKQGEKYFFIPALNRHRGISHFYLENYKTNDKEKDFSYALNFGEIVIDRYILILKNAFLNRQTFSVQDIKKQLDYHTLYLFQVLTLDRGTTSGLLVHNENDIGIMGSLPKFVNKKLLESWIEKVPNPQDKLLIKIIENINDNGLIDTITKENLANVVRNHYKEFPDSLKYQASGNIIPTTVDNHIK
- a CDS encoding protein tyrosine phosphatase family protein translates to MKNILNYIKINELISTSGQPKIEEFDLIKDEGFEVVINLALCNASNAIENEDKVVTNLGMSYFHIPVDFENPKASDLKLFINVMQSLGANKVWVHCAKNYRVSAFMYVYHKYVLKTPFENIDLSIFNIWNPDKTWQELMKITLEDLYKA
- a CDS encoding nucleoside 2-deoxyribosyltransferase, with protein sequence MKKIYIAGFDVFESNSIEIGKKYVQLCKNYGFEGLYPLDNIVDFNQEKRKIAQDIFKANVNLINQCDIVIANLNSFRGKEADSGTVWECGYATALGKKVYGYMKKEQNYIDSFSKDEKNVIDDVTYDLENRVIEDFDYPINLMIACSIEKMVFGEFEDCLKEICK